atttatacggtttctcccctgtgtggacccttttatgggaagtaagtTGACTCTTTTGACTaaagctcttcccacactccGTACATTTGTATGGTTTCTCCCCCGTATGGAACCTTTTATGGGAAGTAAAAGAACTCATGTCTCTGAAGTTCTTTGtgcactccatgcattgataaggcttttcccctgtgtggatccttctgTGGGAGGTAAGGTTACTACTCCAACTGAAGCCTTTTCCACACTCCGAGCATTGATacggtttttcccctgtgtggctCTTCTTATGGGAAGTAAGATCACTTCTACTTGCAAAGGTCTTTCCGCACTCCGTGCATTCATATGCTTTCTCCCTTGTGTGAATTCTTTCATGAGAATGAAGACCGCGTCTCATTGCAAAGTTTTTCCCACACTTCATGCATTTAAACGgtttctcccctgtatggatcctctGATGGGCCATGAGATCATCGCTTGAACAAAATCGCTTTCTACATGCCAAGCGTTGATATGGTTTCATCCCCGTATGGATCGGTTCGTGGGAATTAGGCGAAGCACTCCGGCTGAAATTCTTCCCACATTCCAAGCACTTGTGTTGTTTATCTCCCGGGTGGATCCTTTTATGTGCACTAAGGGAACGACTTGTGGTGAGGCTCTTTCCACAGTCTGTGCATCTAAGTGGCTTATCCTCTGTGTGGATACTATTATGCGAAGTTAGATCAATACTTGTATAGAACCTCTTTCCACAATCCATGCATTTATAAGGTTTCTTTCCTGGATGGGACTTTTTGTGCACAATATGATCACTGCTTGCATAGAAACTTGTTATGCATTCTCTGCTTTTACATGACTGCTCCACTCTATGAGCTgttttctgggagttaaaagtgcTGCTCTCATTAACATTTTTCCCACTGTCTGAACCTTTATGTGATTTTGGTATCTCAATGTTTTGATGTCGAGTAAGACCGAgattcagattattattttttccatattccttgcagtcaggcTGCTTCTCTTTAGTGCAGATACTGCTATATTCATGGACATCTGATTTATGGATGGACATTTTTTCAGCTTTTAaacagcttcctttttttttgcgATATTGCATATGGAAGGTGCGATTTTCGCCATACTTCAAATTAGAGGATTTCTCCATCCTGTTGTTCAACTGGTTTTCAGTCATGTTTGGCTCCTCCTGATTTTGCAATGTCCCTTCTCTAGTTTCAGTTCGTTTCAAAAAATTCACGCCTGCTTCAttataattctctggtttctgCCTGTCAACtgtttggaagaaaaagaaattcatCAGATGCTTAAGGTACAAAGTGAAAGTGCCATTACATTATATTagctatatatttatttcaatacTGCTGTACCAGGTGGTGGGAATATGACTGGGGCTTTCTTTACTGCTGGTTATTTCCAGAATGTCAGACTGCTTGGAGGCACCTGAAGCCTGAGGTCCCACAAAGCTCCATTATTTTTTCTCCATTGGAGAAAATAATTTAGTGGCGAGACAAAacctctagggcagtgatggctaacctttttgccgttgcgtgccaaaagcgtggggagcgcaGGAGGGTTGTGtacttgtgtgcccacacccataattcaatgccccctgcgcatgcgcttgTGGCTCCCCCACCcgctccccatgcttttggcatgcgacagcggtaggcccatttttcgccctccccaggttccagagcctttcttggagcctggggagggtgaaaacagccttcctcatcCCCCCACAGgttctctggaggccggaaagagCCCATTTCCCaatttccggtgggcccggaaggcccaaaaatcagctggctggcacgtgctagagcgctggagctgagctagggcaatgctcgcgtgcccagaTATTGCTCTGCGTACcccctgtggcacgtgtgccataagttcgccatcacggccctagggaGTACCATCTTGAGTTCTGGAATGGCATATCATCAGCTTTGTTGCTTAACAATTGGTTACAAGTGTGGAAGAAGGCAAGTTGAAATCACATCTAGAGAAAATGGAGGTATTCTTGCTACAAAGGAAGTGGATTTAGATACTGGGATTCCAGCATATGAGATAAAAGTTGTCCTCCCTTggaacccccctcccccacccccccgatgTGCGCTCCAGGAGTGTTCCTTCATGCTCATCTGTCCTTGTAGATCTTGGCAGTCACACAGAGATCTTTGTGTACTCACAGTAACAACTTTGAGATAAAGTGTGAAACCATCAGGATAATCTGAActtgatcttttttttccttcccccaacTGATAAAGTTTGCTTAAACAAATTACCTCTACTTGAAAAGTTTTTCTGCCCAGCCCAATGGTTCTTTAATAAGGGCTAGCCACAAGCTAACAAAAACTCAGCTCTGTAACAATAATGAGTTGATTAGAACTTTCCCACTTGTGCTGCTACCTAAAACTGACTAGACCTTAATCAGTTTCTTACTGAGGGTTTGTGTGTCCTAAAGTGAACAAGGCAAAAAACCCCAGTTAATGCCTTCCTCGCAACGTTCATTTTCAATTTTTGCCCGTTTACTCATAATATCTTCTTTCCAAATGCAAATATTAACTTCCTTCTTAATAATTATTCAACCATAGGGTGAGCAATCCAAAGGATGGAGGAATAGGAGTGAAAGAGCTTTAAGATTAACCTAGTTTCCTCCTGAGTTGAACTGTAGAGAATTCcttgctgttcccccccccccaagtatttGGGGGTGGAATCTCCAGGTGCTCTGAGTATATTCAGGGacaatttttaataaagtttgtctaagacaggggtgtccaaacttggcccccttgaagagtggtggacttcaactcccagaattccccagccagcatgagctataaatatgagcaagttgctgactggggaattctgggagttgaagtccaccactcttcaaggggccaagtttggacatccctggtctaagggGTGCTGGTATTCCAGTGCTGGTATTTCTCTTGCATTGTGGTTCTTTGTCCTGCAAAGTCCAATTTAAgtgttaagggcctctggtggctcagactgctaagacagtctgttattaacacggctgcttgcaattactgcaggttcaagtcccaccaggcccaaggttgactcagccttccatcctttataaggtaggtaaaatgaggacccagattgttgggggcaataagttgactttgtatataatatacaaatgggtgaagactattgctaacatagtgtaagccgccctgagtcttcggagaagggcgggatagaaatgcaaataaaaaaaaaagtgttgatgCACAAGTCAGACGTGTTGGTTCTTAAAACACTTAAATTGAGGTTTGTGGGACAGATACCAAAGAACCACAATGCAAGAGAGATTTCAAATGCtattatagagagagagaaaaaaaaagaaatgtaaaaggCGGTTCTGAGGTGACTGGCAAAGTCAAGCAAGCAGCTTTGGAAACTGTCTCAGAAGGTGTTTATTCCTTTCTTGAGGTATCATGTAAacataatattaaacataatattaaaataataataattgcctgTCCCACCCGAACAAGTGGCAgaggcaattattattattttaatattattattattttgatttgtgGATGATGACTTCCAGTGAGGTGAGGAGAAGCAACGCCTGCATTTTTCACGGGGCATTACGTTTGAAATTGGCAGCTGGATGCGAGATGTGGAGCTACTGAAATTCTCTCTGGAAGAAAGAGAAATCTGGAAATTTCCTATATGTATTTTGGACAGCTGATTTTTGTGAGCAGACTGTAAAAGCCATAGTTTTTTGCACAGGTTTGTGGTAAACTAGAAATTGTGGATTCCACCAACTCTGGGCAGTAAATGTCGCTTTTCAGGACTCAAAGTTTGGTCAAACCTCTTCCTTTTAATAATTTTGGACTATTAATGGGATTTAAAGATGGCTTGGAGGacgaaggaaaaaatatataaaacgggTTTATCCTGTGTATGGTTAAAGAATAAGTTATTTTTTGTGATGTTTaaggattactgtatttttcagagtataagacgcacctttctccCTCCTAAAAgggagtgaaaatttgggtgcatcttatacaccgaatgtagccccgcccacccactggcccccaccctttggcctctgcctctcagcaatttacctccttgcagcatgcAGCAAGAAGatacagcccatttcagcttcagcacagcctaattaatacaaattgattgtctgttggatcagcctcccaactcccagctgtttcaggctgcagggattcccattgcctattgctgcgcgggcttctgctgcttgctgcaaggaggtaaattgctgggagcagtttttttcttcttctgctaatcaagctatgctgaaaatgaaaatgaaaataaagcaggctgtttgccgtttgctgcaacgaggcaaaattgctgggaggcagaggcagatttcttttttttgttttcctcaccaaaatctaaaaaatctaaataataaataaataaataaataaaaaaggtagGCGCGCCTTATAGTCCAGagggtcttatactccgaaaaatacggtatctggATTGGATAGTTTTTCAGATATATGCAACTGTGTAATGGATTAATCTTTTGATATCTAAACAAGGGCTTATTATGGTAATGTTTAATAGTTGTTAAGAGGGATGAGGGTAACCTAGATTAAATAGAAAGGggattaaattatatattattaggatttttttggttaatttttacTACATCTTTGTTTAATAAGGCTAGCTGAAAATTTAGAGAAGACTTTATAAAAAACAGGGTAAGGTATGGAATGAAAAGTTATTGCGCCTTATTTTAATAGTCAGTGTTATATTGTTAATCTTGATTAATATTAATTGGAGATGAACAGAGAAGATTCCTTcttagtggtgtgtgtgtgtgtgttacactttctaatttttttcttttatgtatttttgtgttaggttttgtattatttatttaacatactccttaataaaaattatcctgtgattattttgatttatatagccgcccatctcacaTACACGACTCTAGGTGCAATGCACATAAAGTCATATCAGTTCTCTCCAGCTAAAGTAGAGACCTGAATATCCTCCAAGAAATTGATAAGCCGCTTAGCTCTCATCAGAATATACCTTCTCCACCAATTTCAACCCAGAACAAAATGGATCCCTTACCCATGGACTCCACATTCTTAGCATTTTCCAGCATGACCTCTCTGTACAGGGATTTTTGGTCAAAATCCAGCAGAGCCCACTCTTCCTCAGAGAAAAACACAGTTACATCTTCAAAGGACACCAGAACCTAAAGGATAATAGCAATCCTTGTTAATGTACAATTCCAAAAAATATTCGcaaattctaattttaaaaaatatcccaCTTGTTGGGAACATCTCTTATATTCTTTTTGATCAATTTCTGAGGCACATTCATTAAGCAACTATTGGGATATTCCTACATGATACTTTAATGTTGCCCAGTAGGTGATACAAGTCTTCATCAAACAACCAGACGAAGATATTGAGAGATGTTCTCAAGAAGACACTTGATATGATGGATGGTATCAGAACACTGGGAAGATGCTTACGCTCTGATAAACTGATGGCTGGGAGATATTAAATTGGCTCTGAAAAGGTGATTCAGGCCACTGTGGAGAGCGTTGCATGTTCCTTGAATaaatcacattgcattttgggaggtgAGACCCTCCTACCTGAGTTGGAAGTACAACCATTGTTTCTGCACCACCAC
This genomic window from Ahaetulla prasina isolate Xishuangbanna chromosome 2, ASM2864084v1, whole genome shotgun sequence contains:
- the LOC131193416 gene encoding zinc finger protein 493-like isoform X2, which codes for MERSLLCGGAETMVVLPTQVLVSFEDVTVFFSEEEWALLDFDQKSLYREVMLENAKNVESMVDRQKPENYNEAGVNFLKRTETREGTLQNQEEPNMTENQLNNRMEKSSNLKYGENRTFHMQYRKKKGSCLKAEKMSIHKSDVHEYSSICTKEKQPDCKEYGKNNNLNLGLTRHQNIEIPKSHKGSDSGKNVNESSTFNSQKTAHRVEQSCKSRECITSFYASSDHIVHKKSHPGKKPYKCMDCGKRFYTSIDLTSHNSIHTEDKPLRCTDCGKSLTTSRSLSAHKRIHPGDKQHKCLECGKNFSRSASPNSHEPIHTGMKPYQRLACRKRFCSSDDLMAHQRIHTGEKPFKCMKCGKNFAMRRGLHSHERIHTREKAYECTECGKTFASRSDLTSHKKSHTGEKPYQCSECGKGFSWSSNLTSHRRIHTGEKPYQCMECTKNFRDMSSFTSHKRFHTGEKPYKCTECGKSFSQKSQLTSHKRVHTGEKPYKCTDCGKSFTTSGSLTAHKRNHTGEKPFKCTECGKSFSQSASLTSHEKIHTGMKPFQCLQCEKRFGTSSDLISHKRIHTGEKPFKCMDCGKSFTMRRGLTSHERIHTGEKPYQCMECEKCFISRSDLTSHKRIHTGEKPYQCTECGKSFSWSSNLTSHKRIHTGEKPYKCMECGKSFSQSTSLTSHERIHTGMKPYQCMGCGKRFSTSSELISHKRIHTGEKPYQCMDCGRSFRDLSSFTSHKRFHTGEKPYKCMECGKSFTQSSQFTCHKRIHTGEKPYKCTECGKSFTTSGSLTAHKRIHTGEKPYKCTECGKSFSQSASLSSHERIHTGMKPYQCLACGKTFSQSSHLSSHKKIHSGEKLYKCTECEKSFHTSSSLISHKRIHSGEKPYHCMDCGKSFITSSSLNSHRRIHTGEKPYQCQECGKSFSHNTSLSFHKRIHTRENPPASI